The Coffea arabica cultivar ET-39 chromosome 4e, Coffea Arabica ET-39 HiFi, whole genome shotgun sequence genome includes a window with the following:
- the LOC113739240 gene encoding uncharacterized protein, whose amino-acid sequence MNLEETGAQRKLNLRELEEIRNETYENALIYKERSRAFHDQQVSRKTFEVGQKILLYQSRLKLFPVEIQSAKTDNKFVVNGHCLKHYYEAFPSGEVETISLDAPPYPD is encoded by the exons ATGAACCTAGAAGAGACCGGTGCCCAGCGGAAGTTGAATTTGCGAGAATTGGAGGAGATCCGGAATGAAACCTACGAGAATGCACTAATTTACAAAGAGAGGAGCCGAGCATTTCATGACCAACAAGTCTCTAGGAAAACCTTTGAAGTTGGTCAAAAGATTCTTCTGTACCAATCCAGGCTCAAGCTCTTCCCAG TTGAAATCCAGAGTGCTAAGACCGACAATAAGTTTGTGGTGAATGGACACTGTCTCAAACATTATTACGAAGCCTTTCCAAGTGGAGAAGTGGAGACGATAAGTTTAGATGCACCGCCGTATCCCGATTAG
- the LOC140005636 gene encoding uncharacterized protein: protein MAIAINRLESQVQGKLPSQSEVNRKNVSAMTLRSGKEIQGFEIMVPKDKDEERIENEPEKQDSNGTNPKVLPNPVVTVKANPPPFPSKLEKPKKQDKKKEILEVFCKVEINIPLLDTTKQVPKYAKFLRDLCINRRRLRGDEKVIVGENVSAVLQRNLPRSTETKEVFETVGRDELEVALTKHLELETTSEEKKLIRILREHKELIGWTITDIKGISPSICMHRIRLEENAKPVRQAQRRLNSLIIEVVKKEILKLLDMWIIFAISDSPWITIALEDQEKTTFTCPFGIFVYRRMPFGLCNAPATFQRCMRSILCLIDKKCHFMVEYGIVLGHVVSTKGIEVDRAKIDIISVLSYPASVREVRSFLGHAGFYRRFIKDFSKIGAPLFHLLQKDVAFEFDDKCERAFDKLKELLTSPPIIQPPDWSLPFEIMCDTSDHTVGAVLGQRVGKGAHIIYYASRALNGAQLNYSTTEKELLAVIFTLEKFRSYLLGVKVIIFSDHAALRYLMTKKEAKSRLIRWILLLQEFDLEIKDKRDSENLVADHLSRIPVGEENEPLKDAFPEEHLFSLNSQLPWYADLVNYLVTANFPAVDYVSKWVEVKSTRTNDSKVVADFIRSNIFVSFEMPRAIVSNRGAHFCNKTIAALFRKYGVLHRVSTSYHSQTNGQAEVSNREIKFILEKMVPPDRKD, encoded by the exons ATGGCGATAGCAATAAACCGTCTAGAATCCCAAGTCCAAGGTAAATTGCCATCTCAATCTGAAGTAAACCGGAAGAACGTAAGTGCGATGACCCTAAGGAGCGGGAAGGAAATTCAGGGGTTTGAAATCATGGTTCCAAAGGACAAAGATGAGGAGAGGATCGAAAATGAGCCTGAGAAGCAAGACAGCAATGGCACAAATCCAAAGGTACTTCCGAACCCAGTCGTTACAGTTAAGGCTAACCCGCCTCCCTTTCCTAGCAAACTGGAGAAACCGAAGAAGCAGGACAAGAAGAAGGAGATCCTGGAGGTGTTCTGCAAGGTAGAGATCAATATCCCCCTGTTAGACACAACCAAACAGGTGCCGAAATACGCAAAGTTTTTGAGGGACCTGTGCATCAATCGAAGGAGGCTGAGGGGAGATGAAAAAGTCATCGTGGGGGAGAATGTGTCAGCAGTTCTACAAAGAAATCTCCCACGAAGTACGGAAACCAAG GAAGTGTTTGAAACTGTTGGCAGGGATGAGTTGGAGGTTGCTTTAACCAAACACCTCGAGTTGGAGACAACTTCTGAG GAGAAGAAGCTAATCCGGATCCTTAGAGAGCATAAAGAGCTGATAGGGTGGACCATCACCGACATTAAGGGGATCAGCCCGTCCATCTGTATGCACCGGATTAGGTTGGAAGAGAATGCCAAACCCGTACGGCAAGCTCAAAGGAGGCTCAACTCCCTCATAATAGAAGTAGTGAAGAAAGAGATATTGAAGTTGCTCGATATGTGGATCATTTTTGCGATATCGGATAGCCCATGG ATAACAATAGCACtagaggatcaagagaagacgACCTTCACGTGCCCTTTCGGGATCTTTGTATATAGACggatgccatttgggttgtgCAATGCGCCTGCAACATTCCAGAGATGTATG AGATCAATCTTGTGTTTAATTGataaaaaatgtcattttatggttgaaTATGGGATAGTCTTAGGTCATGTTGTGTCTACTAAAGGTATAGAGGTTGACAGGGCTAAAATAGACATTATATCTGTTTTATCTTACCCCGCGAGTGTGCGGGAGGTGCGCTCTTTTCTTGGCCATGCAGGTTTTTATCGAAGGTTCATCAAGGATTTCTCGAAAATTGGAGCCCCGTTGTTCCACCTCTTACAAAAAGATGTGGCTTTTGAATTCGATGACAAGTGTGAAAGAGCTTTCGACAAGTTGAAGGAGCTATTGACCTCGCCACCGATCATTCAACCCCCTGACTGGAGTTTGCCATTTGAGATCATGTGCGATACCAGTGATCATACTGTAGGGGCTGTATTGGGGCAAAGAGTAGGAAAGGGAGCTCACATCATCTATTATGCATCCCGAGCCTTGAATGGGGCACAACTGAATTACTCAACCACTGAGAAGGAGCTGCTTGCAGTTATTTTTACTTTAGAAAAGTTTAGGTCATATTTGTTAGGTGttaaagttattattttttctgatcatgcagcgTTAAGGTACCTAATGACTAAGAAAGAGGCGAAATCGAGGCTCATAAGGTGGATATTGCTCCTACAGGAATTTGACCTGGAGATAAAGGATAAAAGAGACTCAGAGAATCTAGTAGCCGACCATTTGAGTCGCATACCAGTCGGAGAGGAGAACGAGCCATTGAAGGATGCATTCCCTGAAgaacatttattttctttgaattctcAATTGCCTTGGTATGCAGATCTAGTTAACTACTTGGTAACTGCTAATTTTCCTGCAG TCGATTATGTGTCTAAATGGGTGGAGGTTAAGTCCACCCGGACTAATGATTCGAAAGTGGTTGCAGATTTTATCAGATCTAATATTTTTGTGAGTTTTGAGATGCCAAGAGCCATTGTTAGTAACAGGGGGGCGCACTTCTGCAACAAAACCATAGCTGCACTGTTTCGCAAATACGGTGTACTCCATAGGGTCTCAACGTCGTACCATTCTCAAACCAATGGTCAAGCGGAGGTATCGAATCGGGAAATTAAGTTCATCTTGGAGAAAATGGTGCCACCCGATAGGAAGGACTGA